One window of the Vigna radiata var. radiata cultivar VC1973A chromosome 1, Vradiata_ver6, whole genome shotgun sequence genome contains the following:
- the LOC106770328 gene encoding ubiquitin carboxyl-terminal hydrolase 27 isoform X2, producing MRFNECPMNWIGVTVGGVVGVVGAILTLKDGKVGIPLTFATHNSSSDKPLFVPGLQNLQNNCFLNVVLQALASCFYFQGFLHVVMGECGNKDLDENMPLSLSLATLLEELSSVSGEKVTLSPRKTMLAMSNYIPNFSLTSQQRDCQSEQDRWQQHFLGPFDGILASSLTCQSCSSQISINLEHFDCLPLSPVLSDSSNIRFGCTLVDCLKQFIVAEHVENYRCSYCWHNAAIKYLSVMEGNEVELEKLRRCSEPEICDCRKMYNLDKLPWSNRFSHTLKQLSIARCPRILCIQLKRVSMNAFGELVKLQGHISFPLILDVLSFVTTWLGVKTQDIDVQSLSLNLKYNRRNILPNHSDMQSKIRTLKFSGLYEARREQINSYALDDRFISSTNGLELHSDTVLPCSGTSESTHSDAYMQSNDKADASCDSVSQETCLYQLVSVVEHFGKAGSGHYTVYRSVRGKSSEDELNQTPMHWFCISDSQVRAVSVEDVLSSEASLLFYERIPRN from the exons ATGAGGTTTAACGAGTGCCCTATGAATTGGATTGGCGTAACGGTTGGTGGTGTCGTGGGGGTAGTGGGTGCGATATTGACACTAAAAGATGGCAAAGTGGGGATTCCATTAACCTTCGCTACGCATAATAGTAGCTCCGACAAGCCTCTCTTTGTTCCCGGTTTGCAAAACCTCCAAAACAATTGCTTTCTCAACGTAGTTTTGCAG GCTCTAGCCAGCTGTTTTTACTTTCAGGGCTTTCTTCACGTTGTGATGGGAGAGTGTGGGAATAAGGACCTGGACGAAAACATGCCTCTTTCGCTTTCTTTGGCTACTTTATTAGAAG AGTTAAGTTCAGTTAGTGGGGAAAAGGTTACACTGAGTCCACGAAAGACTATGCTCGCCATGTCGAATTACATTCCAAACTTTAGTCTGACTAGTCAGCAG AGGGACTGTCAAAGTGAGCAGGACCGATGGCAACAACACTTCCTTGGACCTTTTGATGGGATTCTTGCAAGCAGCTTGACCTGTCAAAGTTGTTCATCCCAG ATCTCAATTAACTTGGAGCATTTTGATTGTTTGCCTCTTTCACCTGTGCTCAGTGATAGTTCCAACATA AGATTTGGTTGTACACTGGTGGATTGCCTGAAGCAGTTCATTGTTGCTGAACATGTTGAAAATTATCGGTGCAGCTACTGTTGGCATAATGCTGCAATCAAATATCTTTCTGTAATGGAAGGAAATGAG GTAGAGCTTGAAAAACTAAGGAGATGCTCTGAGCCAGAAATCTGTGATTGCCGAAAAATGTATAATCTTGATAAACTACCATGGTCAAACAGGTTTTCACATACGCTGAAGCAGCTAAGTATTGCCAGGTGTCCAAGG ATTTTATGCATACAATTGAAAAGAGTTTCAATGAATGCCTTTGGAGAGCTAGTCAAACTACAG GGCCATATTTCTTTTCCGTTGATTTTGGATGTGTTGTCATTCGTGACAACTTGGCTTGGAGTAAAGACACAGGACATAGATGTACAAAGTTTGTCATTAAATTTGAAGTACAACAGAAGAAATATATTGCCAAATCACTCtgatatgcagtctaagataaGAACATTGAAATTTAGTGGCCTTTATGAAGCAAGGAGGGAGCAGATAAATTCATATGCTCTTGACGATAGATTTATCTCCTCTACAAATGGACTGGAACTTCACAGTGACACTGTACTTCCCTGCTCTGGCACTTCAGAAAGTACTCACTCAGATGCATATATGCAATCCAATGACAAG GCAGATGCTTCTTGTGATTCAGTTTCTCAAGAAACATGTTTGTATCAACTTGTTTCTGTTGTTGAACACTTTGGTAAAGCTGGAAGCGGGCATTACACTGTTTACAGAAGTGTAAGAGGGAAGTCCTCTGAAGATGAGCTTAATCAAACTCCAATGCATTGGTTTTGCATTTCAGATTCTCAAGTGCGTGCTGTTTCAGTGGAAGATGTTCTTTCCAGTGAGGCCAGCTTGCTCTTCTACGAGAGAATTCCAAGGAACTGA
- the LOC106770328 gene encoding ubiquitin carboxyl-terminal hydrolase 27 isoform X1, with translation MRFNECPMNWIGVTVGGVVGVVGAILTLKDGKVGIPLTFATHNSSSDKPLFVPGLQNLQNNCFLNVVLQALASCFYFQGFLHVVMGECGNKDLDENMPLSLSLATLLEELSSVSGEKVTLSPRKTMLAMSNYIPNFSLTSQQDAAEAFLHLLCSLREEFGDCYAPKMSSLADIFASNYRILTPIQRDCQSEQDRWQQHFLGPFDGILASSLTCQSCSSQISINLEHFDCLPLSPVLSDSSNIRFGCTLVDCLKQFIVAEHVENYRCSYCWHNAAIKYLSVMEGNEVELEKLRRCSEPEICDCRKMYNLDKLPWSNRFSHTLKQLSIARCPRILCIQLKRVSMNAFGELVKLQGHISFPLILDVLSFVTTWLGVKTQDIDVQSLSLNLKYNRRNILPNHSDMQSKIRTLKFSGLYEARREQINSYALDDRFISSTNGLELHSDTVLPCSGTSESTHSDAYMQSNDKADASCDSVSQETCLYQLVSVVEHFGKAGSGHYTVYRSVRGKSSEDELNQTPMHWFCISDSQVRAVSVEDVLSSEASLLFYERIPRN, from the exons ATGAGGTTTAACGAGTGCCCTATGAATTGGATTGGCGTAACGGTTGGTGGTGTCGTGGGGGTAGTGGGTGCGATATTGACACTAAAAGATGGCAAAGTGGGGATTCCATTAACCTTCGCTACGCATAATAGTAGCTCCGACAAGCCTCTCTTTGTTCCCGGTTTGCAAAACCTCCAAAACAATTGCTTTCTCAACGTAGTTTTGCAG GCTCTAGCCAGCTGTTTTTACTTTCAGGGCTTTCTTCACGTTGTGATGGGAGAGTGTGGGAATAAGGACCTGGACGAAAACATGCCTCTTTCGCTTTCTTTGGCTACTTTATTAGAAG AGTTAAGTTCAGTTAGTGGGGAAAAGGTTACACTGAGTCCACGAAAGACTATGCTCGCCATGTCGAATTACATTCCAAACTTTAGTCTGACTAGTCAGCAG GATGCTGCTGAAGCTTTTCTCCATCTGTTATGCTCTTTGAGAGAAGAATTTGGAGATTGTTATGCTCCAAAGATGAGTTCTTTAGCAGACATTTTTGCTTCTAATTATAGAATTCTTACTCCAATACAGAGGGACTGTCAAAGTGAGCAGGACCGATGGCAACAACACTTCCTTGGACCTTTTGATGGGATTCTTGCAAGCAGCTTGACCTGTCAAAGTTGTTCATCCCAG ATCTCAATTAACTTGGAGCATTTTGATTGTTTGCCTCTTTCACCTGTGCTCAGTGATAGTTCCAACATA AGATTTGGTTGTACACTGGTGGATTGCCTGAAGCAGTTCATTGTTGCTGAACATGTTGAAAATTATCGGTGCAGCTACTGTTGGCATAATGCTGCAATCAAATATCTTTCTGTAATGGAAGGAAATGAG GTAGAGCTTGAAAAACTAAGGAGATGCTCTGAGCCAGAAATCTGTGATTGCCGAAAAATGTATAATCTTGATAAACTACCATGGTCAAACAGGTTTTCACATACGCTGAAGCAGCTAAGTATTGCCAGGTGTCCAAGG ATTTTATGCATACAATTGAAAAGAGTTTCAATGAATGCCTTTGGAGAGCTAGTCAAACTACAG GGCCATATTTCTTTTCCGTTGATTTTGGATGTGTTGTCATTCGTGACAACTTGGCTTGGAGTAAAGACACAGGACATAGATGTACAAAGTTTGTCATTAAATTTGAAGTACAACAGAAGAAATATATTGCCAAATCACTCtgatatgcagtctaagataaGAACATTGAAATTTAGTGGCCTTTATGAAGCAAGGAGGGAGCAGATAAATTCATATGCTCTTGACGATAGATTTATCTCCTCTACAAATGGACTGGAACTTCACAGTGACACTGTACTTCCCTGCTCTGGCACTTCAGAAAGTACTCACTCAGATGCATATATGCAATCCAATGACAAG GCAGATGCTTCTTGTGATTCAGTTTCTCAAGAAACATGTTTGTATCAACTTGTTTCTGTTGTTGAACACTTTGGTAAAGCTGGAAGCGGGCATTACACTGTTTACAGAAGTGTAAGAGGGAAGTCCTCTGAAGATGAGCTTAATCAAACTCCAATGCATTGGTTTTGCATTTCAGATTCTCAAGTGCGTGCTGTTTCAGTGGAAGATGTTCTTTCCAGTGAGGCCAGCTTGCTCTTCTACGAGAGAATTCCAAGGAACTGA
- the LOC106770328 gene encoding ubiquitin carboxyl-terminal hydrolase 27 isoform X3 — translation MRFNECPMNWIGVTVGGVVGVVGAILTLKDGKVGIPLTFATHNSSSDKPLFVPGLQNLQNNCFLNVVLQALASCFYFQGFLHVVMGECGNKDLDENMPLSLSLATLLEELSSVSGEKVTLSPRKTMLAMSNYIPNFSLTSQQDAAEAFLHLLCSLREEFGDCYAPKMSSLADIFASNYRILTPIQRDCQSEQDRWQQHFLGPFDGILASSLTCQSCSSQISINLEHFDCLPLSPVLSDSSNIRFGCTLVDCLKQFIVAEHVENYRCSYCWHNAAIKYLSVMEGNEVELEKLRRCSEPEICDCRKMYNLDKLPWSNRFSHTLKQLSIARCPRILCIQLKRVSMNAFGELVKLQGHISFPLILDVLSFVTTWLGVKTQDIDVQSLSLNLKYNRRNILPNHSDMQSKIRTLKFSGLYEARREQINSYALDDRFISSTNGLELHSDTVLPCSGTSESTHSDAYMQSNDKMLLVIQFLKKHVCINLFLLLNTLVKLEAGITLFTEV, via the exons ATGAGGTTTAACGAGTGCCCTATGAATTGGATTGGCGTAACGGTTGGTGGTGTCGTGGGGGTAGTGGGTGCGATATTGACACTAAAAGATGGCAAAGTGGGGATTCCATTAACCTTCGCTACGCATAATAGTAGCTCCGACAAGCCTCTCTTTGTTCCCGGTTTGCAAAACCTCCAAAACAATTGCTTTCTCAACGTAGTTTTGCAG GCTCTAGCCAGCTGTTTTTACTTTCAGGGCTTTCTTCACGTTGTGATGGGAGAGTGTGGGAATAAGGACCTGGACGAAAACATGCCTCTTTCGCTTTCTTTGGCTACTTTATTAGAAG AGTTAAGTTCAGTTAGTGGGGAAAAGGTTACACTGAGTCCACGAAAGACTATGCTCGCCATGTCGAATTACATTCCAAACTTTAGTCTGACTAGTCAGCAG GATGCTGCTGAAGCTTTTCTCCATCTGTTATGCTCTTTGAGAGAAGAATTTGGAGATTGTTATGCTCCAAAGATGAGTTCTTTAGCAGACATTTTTGCTTCTAATTATAGAATTCTTACTCCAATACAGAGGGACTGTCAAAGTGAGCAGGACCGATGGCAACAACACTTCCTTGGACCTTTTGATGGGATTCTTGCAAGCAGCTTGACCTGTCAAAGTTGTTCATCCCAG ATCTCAATTAACTTGGAGCATTTTGATTGTTTGCCTCTTTCACCTGTGCTCAGTGATAGTTCCAACATA AGATTTGGTTGTACACTGGTGGATTGCCTGAAGCAGTTCATTGTTGCTGAACATGTTGAAAATTATCGGTGCAGCTACTGTTGGCATAATGCTGCAATCAAATATCTTTCTGTAATGGAAGGAAATGAG GTAGAGCTTGAAAAACTAAGGAGATGCTCTGAGCCAGAAATCTGTGATTGCCGAAAAATGTATAATCTTGATAAACTACCATGGTCAAACAGGTTTTCACATACGCTGAAGCAGCTAAGTATTGCCAGGTGTCCAAGG ATTTTATGCATACAATTGAAAAGAGTTTCAATGAATGCCTTTGGAGAGCTAGTCAAACTACAG GGCCATATTTCTTTTCCGTTGATTTTGGATGTGTTGTCATTCGTGACAACTTGGCTTGGAGTAAAGACACAGGACATAGATGTACAAAGTTTGTCATTAAATTTGAAGTACAACAGAAGAAATATATTGCCAAATCACTCtgatatgcagtctaagataaGAACATTGAAATTTAGTGGCCTTTATGAAGCAAGGAGGGAGCAGATAAATTCATATGCTCTTGACGATAGATTTATCTCCTCTACAAATGGACTGGAACTTCACAGTGACACTGTACTTCCCTGCTCTGGCACTTCAGAAAGTACTCACTCAGATGCATATATGCAATCCAATGACAAG ATGCTTCTTGTGATTCAGTTTCTCAAGAAACATGTTTGTATCAACTTGTTTCTGTTGTTGAACACTTTGGTAAAGCTGGAAGCGGGCATTACACTGTTTACAGAAGTGTAA
- the LOC106770340 gene encoding 26S proteasome non-ATPase regulatory subunit 12 homolog A: MANLDAAIEQLLNVEKQMRLAGDVAGTRKAVTDILQLCFDARAWKTLNDQIVVLSKRRGQLKQAVTAMVQQAMQYIDETPDVETRIELIKTLNSVSAGKIYVEIERARLIKKLAKIKEDQGHIAEAADLMQEIAVETFGAMAKTEKIAFILEQVRLCLDREDYVRAQILSRKISPRVFDADTSKEKKKPKEGDNVVEEAPADIPSLLELKQIYYELMIRYYSHNNDYLEICRCYKSIYEIPSVKEDPAKWTPILRKICWYLVLAPHDPMQSSLLNSTLEDKNLSEIPNFKLLLKQLITMEVIQWTTLWDTYKNDFENEKTSGESLGEKAAEDLKQRIIEHNILVVSKYYARITLKRLAELLCLSVQEAEKHLSDMVVSKALVAKIDRPMGIVCFQTAKDSNDILNSWAANLDKLLDLVEKSCHQIHKETMVHKAALKV, from the exons ATG GCGAACTTAGACGCGGCGATAGAGCAATTGCTGAACGTGGAGAAGCAGATGAGGCTCGCCGGTGACGTGGCAGGAACGAGAAAGGCGGTCACTGACATTCTGCAGCTCTGCTTCGATGCGCGAGCCTGGAAAACCCTCAACGACCAGATTGTCGTTTTGTCGAAACGCCGTGGCCAGCTTAAACAG GCTGTAACAGCTATGGTACAGCAAGCTATGCAATATATTGATGAGACACCAGATGTTGAAACTCGCATAGAACTCATCAAAACATTGAACAGTGTGTCTGCAGGGAAA ATATACGTGGAAATAGAGAGAGCACGATTGATCAAGAAACTTGCAAAGATCAAGGAAGATCAAGGGCATATAGCTGAAGCTGCTGATTTGATGCAAGAAATTGCG GTTGAAACTTTTGGTGCCATGGCCAAGACTGAGAAGATCGCATTCATTCTTGAACAA GTTCGTTTGTGTCTAGACCGTGAGGATTATGTTCGTGCACAAATACTTTCTAGAAAAATTAGTCCAAGAGTATTTGATGCCGATACatctaaggaaaagaaaaagccTAAAGAAGGTGATAATGTTGTTGAAGAGGCCCCTGCAGATATACCCTCTTTGCTGGAGTTGAAGCAGATCTACTATGAGCTAATGATTAG GTATTATTCCCACAATAATGATTATCTTGAGATTTGCCGTTGCTACAAATCAATATATGAGATTCCATCTGTCAAAGAAGACCCTGCAAAGTGGACTCCT ATCCTAAGGAAAATATGCTGGTACTTGGTTCTAGCACCACATGATCCAATGCAGTCAAGCCTTCTGAATTCCACTCTGGAGGATAAGAATCTATCTGAGATTCCAAACTTCAA GTTACTTTTGAAACAGCTGATTACCATGGAAGTTATCCAATGGACAACTCTATGGGATACATATAAGAACGATTTTGAGAATGAGAAAACTTCTGGGGAATCTTTGGGTGAAAAAGCAGCAGAGGATCTGAAGCAACGAATAATTGAACAT AACATTCTTGTTGTATCAAAATACTACGCAAGAATTACATTGAAGAGACTTGCAGAGCTTTTGTGTCTCAGTGTACAG GAAGCTGAGAAGCATCTTTCAGATATGGTAGTGTCTAAGGCGCTGGTGGCGAAGATTGATAGGCCAATGGGAATAGTCTGTTTCCAAACCGCAAAGGATAGCAATGATATACTTAACTCATGGGCAGCAAACCTGGATAAACTTCTTGATCTTGTGGAGAAGAGTTGTCATCAAATACACAAGGAAACCATGGTCCATAAAGCTGCGTTGAAGGTTTAA